The following are encoded together in the Acidicapsa ligni genome:
- a CDS encoding FtsB/FtsL family cell division protein: protein MAAHAATYFDSGRSSSRRIEERNARLFAEQQRLRRGATLEVFFPKRIDNSRLVKAPDTVRIREMRIFTAAVAVLFSLVMVYGLQHFSAIEMGYKVEAKKTQVEALREENRQLRLSEAQLSQPGRIDQMARQMGLIELQPSQVVRITDRMDSSTATAALAQVSPTALIPSATR, encoded by the coding sequence ATGGCAGCACACGCAGCAACTTATTTCGACAGTGGACGTAGCTCAAGCCGGCGGATCGAAGAGCGCAATGCACGGCTTTTCGCCGAGCAGCAGCGCCTGCGGCGTGGTGCAACTCTGGAAGTTTTCTTCCCCAAGCGCATCGATAATTCACGACTCGTTAAGGCTCCCGATACGGTTCGCATCCGCGAGATGCGCATCTTCACCGCGGCTGTGGCAGTCCTGTTTTCGCTGGTCATGGTCTATGGACTGCAGCACTTCAGCGCCATCGAAATGGGCTACAAGGTAGAGGCCAAGAAGACGCAGGTCGAGGCACTCCGCGAAGAGAATCGTCAGCTTCGTCTATCGGAAGCGCAACTCTCGCAGCCGGGACGCATCGACCAGATGGCGCGCCAGATGGGCCTCATCGAATTGCAGCCAAGCCAGGTCGTTCGCATCACGGACCGTATGGATTCTTCGACGGCAACTGCTGCTCTGGCCCAGGTTTCCCCGACGGCACTGATCCCTTCCGCGACTCGCTGA
- a CDS encoding penicillin-binding protein produces the protein MQLPNPRANRNRGTQTASVPLLRMRYWVVCLCLLVWCSLIIGKLFWLQVLRHKEFVEKAQRQQQHTFEVAPRRGVLYDRNLRELAMTVQAESIYAVPSEIDDKEKVVHDLVEIVHGGPEDTWTSEPQILERVNASRGFAWIARRVDNEKAARVKALNIKGIYFQKEFQRFYPDNQIAAQVLGYVGTDDKGLAGMELKFESRLHGLPGRMFAALDARRHVLGSSVREPEPGENLVLTVDENIQFIAEKTLQRAMDRTHADNGTVVIQDVHTGQILALAIRPTFNPNDFRHTTPALLRNHAVSDVYEPGSTFKLATYAAALDQHIVTPDDMIDCQGGAITFNGRTIHDDKSDHFGVVTVHYALEHSSDVAAVKLALRMGPDHFYNYLRNFGFGSRSGLELPGETRGLLRPPPKWGATSIGSIAIGQEVAVTPLQLVSMVSTIANGGTYLPPHMIMPPQPKNAQGDNVPVAQPFRVGLDLPDPLPAGAHRVISTMTAAQMRKMMEGVVLYGTGKQAQLNGYSSGGKTGTAQKIDPATRKYSKTMHVASFAGIAPVNNPVLAIAVVLDNPKGGGASYYGGAASAPVFAEAAQDTLEYLGVPHDVEVHAAHAPAKPLTAQDIEPEQEETGDVNAMIAAVNDLPNDDPLRQAVSASRAAESAPQTTKISAKAADEKKKASAAATPATPPETVSVPVPTDSPNAIPNAIKVPSLIGMPVRQVVEQVALAGLTLRVEGRGLVRTQTPAAGSLVSSGTQVVVHCAR, from the coding sequence GTGCAACTGCCTAATCCACGAGCGAATCGGAACCGCGGCACTCAGACTGCCTCGGTTCCTTTGCTGCGTATGCGCTATTGGGTGGTCTGCCTGTGCCTGCTGGTGTGGTGCTCGCTGATCATCGGCAAGCTCTTCTGGTTGCAGGTTCTGCGGCACAAGGAATTTGTTGAAAAGGCACAGAGGCAACAGCAGCATACTTTTGAAGTAGCGCCGCGCCGGGGCGTGTTGTATGACCGCAATCTGCGCGAGCTGGCCATGACTGTGCAGGCCGAGTCGATCTATGCTGTGCCATCGGAAATCGACGACAAAGAAAAAGTAGTTCATGACCTGGTGGAGATTGTGCATGGCGGGCCGGAAGATACCTGGACCAGTGAGCCGCAGATACTCGAACGCGTGAATGCATCGCGGGGCTTCGCGTGGATTGCACGTCGCGTAGATAACGAAAAAGCGGCGCGCGTCAAGGCTCTCAACATCAAGGGTATTTACTTCCAGAAAGAATTTCAGCGCTTTTATCCAGATAATCAAATCGCCGCGCAGGTACTGGGTTATGTCGGTACCGACGACAAAGGCCTTGCAGGCATGGAGCTGAAATTTGAATCGCGCCTGCACGGTTTACCGGGACGCATGTTTGCAGCGCTCGATGCTCGGAGGCATGTGCTTGGCTCAAGCGTGCGTGAACCGGAGCCGGGCGAAAATCTGGTCCTCACTGTTGACGAAAACATTCAATTCATCGCGGAGAAAACCCTGCAACGGGCGATGGATCGTACGCATGCGGACAACGGAACGGTAGTAATTCAGGATGTGCATACCGGGCAAATCCTCGCACTTGCGATTCGCCCTACTTTCAATCCCAACGACTTCCGTCACACTACACCTGCACTGTTGCGTAATCATGCCGTGAGCGATGTGTATGAGCCTGGCTCGACCTTCAAGCTCGCGACGTATGCGGCGGCACTCGATCAACACATTGTGACTCCGGATGACATGATCGATTGCCAGGGCGGCGCGATCACCTTCAATGGCCGCACTATTCACGACGATAAATCCGATCACTTCGGTGTGGTCACAGTGCATTACGCGCTCGAACATTCAAGCGACGTGGCTGCTGTGAAACTTGCTCTTAGAATGGGGCCGGATCATTTCTACAATTACCTTCGCAACTTCGGTTTCGGCTCGCGTTCCGGGTTGGAACTGCCAGGTGAAACGCGTGGCCTGTTGCGGCCTCCGCCGAAGTGGGGTGCAACTTCGATCGGTTCGATTGCCATTGGGCAGGAGGTTGCGGTGACTCCACTGCAACTGGTCTCGATGGTGTCAACAATCGCCAATGGCGGAACCTATCTTCCGCCGCACATGATCATGCCTCCCCAGCCTAAAAATGCGCAGGGAGATAACGTGCCAGTCGCGCAGCCATTCCGGGTAGGGCTGGATCTGCCCGATCCGCTGCCTGCCGGTGCGCATCGCGTTATCTCCACGATGACTGCCGCGCAGATGCGCAAGATGATGGAAGGCGTAGTGCTCTATGGCACCGGCAAACAGGCTCAATTGAATGGCTATTCTTCCGGCGGCAAGACCGGTACGGCACAAAAGATTGATCCTGCGACGCGCAAGTATTCGAAGACGATGCACGTGGCGTCTTTCGCAGGGATTGCGCCTGTCAACAATCCTGTCCTTGCGATAGCGGTGGTTCTGGACAATCCCAAGGGCGGAGGCGCGTCTTACTATGGCGGAGCAGCATCTGCGCCAGTCTTTGCTGAAGCTGCGCAAGACACACTCGAATACCTGGGCGTCCCGCACGATGTTGAAGTCCACGCCGCGCACGCTCCCGCCAAGCCTTTGACCGCTCAGGATATAGAGCCGGAGCAGGAAGAAACAGGCGATGTGAATGCAATGATCGCCGCCGTCAATGATCTACCCAACGACGATCCTCTGCGACAGGCCGTGAGCGCAAGCCGAGCTGCGGAATCCGCGCCTCAGACGACTAAAATCAGCGCCAAAGCAGCGGACGAAAAGAAGAAGGCCAGCGCTGCGGCGACTCCTGCAACTCCTCCAGAGACAGTGTCCGTGCCAGTACCTACGGATAGCCCGAATGCAATACCCAATGCAATAAAAGTCCCGTCGCTGATAGGTATGCCGGTACGCCAAGTGGTCGAACAGGTGGCACTTGCGGGCCTGACTCTGCGCGTAGAAGGCCGAGGCTTAGTGCGCACACAGACTCCTGCCGCGGGCAGCCTTGTTTCTTCCGGAACGCAGGTCGTTGTGCATTGTGCCAGGTGA